In Prochlorococcus marinus str. MIT 1214, one DNA window encodes the following:
- the ychF gene encoding redox-regulated ATPase YchF produces the protein MLKAGIVGLPNVGKSTLFNALVANAQAQAANFPFCTIEPNVGSVSVPDQRLNLLGELSNSKQIIPTRMEFVDIAGLVKGASRGEGLGNKFLANIREVDAIVHVIRCFSDDDVIHVSGSVDPSRDIEIINLELALSDLNQIEKRRTRLKKQISTNKEAKLEYEVLEKLSEALENENAVRSVSLTDEERKLIKPLGLLTEKPIIYATNLGEDELAKGNSFSEEVITLAKKEGSECVKISAQVEAELIELGEEERDDYLNDLGVEEGGLISLIKATYRLLGLSTYFTTGDKETKAWTISDGMTAPQAAGVIHTDFEKGFIRAQTISYKKLLEAGSLAEARNKGWLRSEGKEYIVNEGDVMEFLFNV, from the coding sequence ATGCTTAAGGCCGGAATTGTTGGACTCCCAAATGTAGGAAAGTCCACTTTGTTTAATGCTCTTGTTGCGAATGCTCAAGCTCAAGCAGCAAACTTCCCTTTTTGTACAATTGAACCCAATGTAGGCTCTGTATCAGTGCCTGATCAACGTTTGAATTTGCTTGGAGAACTCAGTAATAGTAAGCAAATCATTCCTACTAGAATGGAATTTGTTGATATTGCTGGTCTTGTTAAGGGAGCCAGTAGAGGGGAGGGACTGGGTAACAAATTCTTAGCAAATATAAGAGAGGTGGATGCAATAGTTCATGTGATTAGGTGTTTTAGCGATGATGATGTTATCCATGTGTCTGGATCAGTAGATCCATCAAGAGATATTGAGATAATAAATTTAGAATTAGCATTGTCTGATTTAAATCAGATAGAAAAACGTAGAACTAGATTAAAAAAACAAATAAGCACTAATAAGGAAGCAAAGTTGGAATATGAGGTATTGGAAAAATTAAGCGAAGCGCTAGAAAATGAAAATGCAGTTAGGAGTGTTTCATTAACAGATGAAGAAAGGAAATTAATTAAACCATTAGGTTTGCTGACGGAAAAACCAATTATTTATGCAACCAATCTTGGGGAAGATGAACTTGCGAAGGGTAATTCCTTTTCAGAAGAAGTAATTACACTAGCAAAGAAAGAAGGTTCTGAATGTGTGAAGATTTCAGCGCAAGTTGAGGCTGAGTTAATTGAATTGGGGGAGGAGGAAAGAGATGATTATTTAAATGATTTGGGAGTTGAAGAGGGAGGTCTAATTAGTCTGATTAAAGCTACCTATCGGTTGTTGGGGTTAAGCACTTATTTCACTACTGGAGATAAAGAAACTAAAGCTTGGACTATTTCGGATGGGATGACAGCTCCTCAAGCAGCTGGAGTGATTCATACGGATTTTGAAAAGGGATTTATTCGAGCTCAAACAATTTCATACAAAAAACTACTTGAAGCAGGATCATTAGCGGAAGCTCGAAATAAAGGTTGGTTAAGAAGTGAAGGTAAAGAATATATCGTAAATGAAGGTGACGTTATGGAGTTTTTATTCAACGTCTAA
- a CDS encoding metallophosphoesterase family protein — translation MKHAVISCLHANLSAVEAVLDDIDRQGIETITCLGDLVGYGPQPNEVVELIRDRKIETCQGCWDEDIIDGLDACDCSYPSQLAERRGHMAHQWTTEKLTNENKEFLASLPTSIRRGRSLFVHGSPNSQHEYLLPDMDAFAALERVEMSGADTLFCGHTHLPYVRELGNGSIRVNIKNASDREREDTKMTLPMRRIVNAGSVGEPRHGGVNATYVIHDDIKNDVEIREVAYDIDRTCEAIIEAGLPHVFAWRLSNGFEFAELAEDASHVCER, via the coding sequence ATGAAACACGCAGTAATTTCATGTTTACATGCCAATCTCTCAGCAGTGGAAGCTGTGCTAGATGATATTGATCGGCAAGGTATTGAGACCATTACATGTCTTGGCGATCTTGTTGGCTATGGTCCTCAGCCAAATGAAGTTGTTGAGCTTATTAGAGATAGGAAGATAGAAACCTGTCAGGGTTGCTGGGATGAAGACATAATTGATGGTCTTGATGCTTGTGATTGCAGCTATCCATCTCAGCTTGCAGAAAGGCGGGGGCATATGGCTCATCAATGGACAACGGAGAAGTTGACTAATGAAAACAAAGAATTTCTAGCTAGTCTCCCAACCTCGATTAGAAGAGGTAGATCGTTATTCGTACATGGAAGTCCCAACAGTCAGCATGAGTATCTGCTTCCAGATATGGATGCATTCGCAGCATTAGAACGAGTTGAGATGAGCGGTGCCGATACTTTGTTTTGCGGTCATACTCATCTCCCATATGTACGTGAATTAGGGAATGGATCAATTCGCGTAAATATTAAAAATGCTTCCGATCGTGAAAGAGAAGATACAAAAATGACTTTACCTATGAGAAGAATTGTAAATGCTGGATCTGTCGGAGAACCTCGTCATGGAGGAGTAAATGCTACCTATGTTATTCATGACGATATAAAGAATGATGTTGAGATTAGAGAAGTTGCTTACGACATTGATCGAACATGTGAGGCAATTATTGAGGCTGGTCTACCCCATGTGTTTGCATGGCGTTTGAGCAACGGTTTTGAATTTGCTGAACTGGCTGAAGATGCTAGCCACGTGTGCGAACGATGA
- a CDS encoding SDR family oxidoreductase, whose translation MTNYLITGSNRGLGLEFCRQLNSERNKIVAICRSTSSELADLGVQVESGIDLTTYESIYKLRNKLSDFKIDIMIHNAGLLERDSFPNINKESVLRQFNINAISPLILTKVFLKNLSNTGKIILISSRMGSIADNSHSDFYGYRMSKSALCMAGKSLSIDLRARGIAVALLHPGMVNTQNRSIPKALTPELSVRELIKKINLLNLEDTGKFWHVNGEIISW comes from the coding sequence ATGACTAATTATCTTATTACTGGATCAAATAGAGGTTTAGGTTTAGAGTTCTGCCGCCAGCTTAACTCTGAAAGAAATAAGATAGTTGCTATATGTAGATCAACATCTTCTGAGCTAGCAGATCTTGGTGTTCAAGTGGAATCCGGGATAGATCTTACAACCTATGAATCAATTTATAAACTTAGAAATAAATTAAGTGACTTTAAGATAGATATAATGATTCATAATGCTGGTTTGCTTGAACGTGATTCTTTCCCAAATATAAATAAAGAAAGTGTTCTTAGACAATTTAATATAAATGCAATTAGCCCACTAATTCTTACAAAAGTATTTCTTAAAAACTTATCTAATACGGGTAAAATAATTCTTATTTCTAGTCGAATGGGATCTATTGCTGACAATTCCCATTCAGATTTTTATGGATATAGAATGTCAAAATCTGCTCTTTGTATGGCTGGTAAGTCATTATCTATTGACTTAAGAGCTAGAGGAATAGCTGTAGCTTTATTGCATCCAGGGATGGTTAATACTCAAAATAGATCTATACCTAAGGCACTTACCCCTGAATTATCTGTAAGAGAACTTATAAAAAAAATTAATTTACTAAATCTTGAGGATACAGGAAAGTTTTGGCATGTAAATGGAGAAATTATATCCTGGTAA
- a CDS encoding carbamoyltransferase C-terminal domain-containing protein produces the protein MTKILALHFGHNSHAVLLNNGHIESYIQRERISCIKDQGGVDRILIEKCLSDSNTDINEIEQIAITNTQYREFIFEDFNYFNFEYSSNNVDSDIDNYFIKNKDKYIKRNEIVGALTTNENPKATYFNSKQYPQIIPYIDEINKKINLPSQPYLCTSRSDFKEITNCFFKKSKSSFNQSREWAIKNFFIPINVYLQGKKIPGFLVDHHYSHTYSSSVKSKLNKALVFTSDGSGDSLLGNLASIKTESGIFPLAHTTFRGGQFYEICASYIGLDCGKFMGLASYGKSNPEFINLISLKLGENINTLTEAAFLAYYQSYFSINIIDRQYDLLSKEIVNYAANVQSIFELTFLKTISILNRTVVNNLDNESEGIILSGGSALNCPSNTLIAEKTGYKNVFVEPSCNDEGLGFGAAIALENVINNKLSINQLKANQTNYSSPYLGPKAIPLKNELIKQLSDELLFKEIESISWSDNVAKMLVNKSVGIILKDNSEIGPRALGNRSIIAIPDNYEVSNKVNSIKNREKWRPLAPACLEKYFNYFFNGPKNPYMLMTCKAKNIYFPGVIHVDGSSRVQCVDRSSNNFYLILNSIDKLINKPILLLNTSCNRKGEPIINDANTALEYLRTSEIDFLVTDKYLITKKNNSYQSNLDS, from the coding sequence GTGACGAAGATATTAGCTCTACATTTTGGTCATAATTCTCATGCTGTTCTTTTAAATAATGGCCATATTGAGTCATACATACAAAGAGAAAGAATCTCTTGTATTAAGGATCAAGGTGGAGTGGATAGGATTCTAATAGAAAAGTGCCTTTCAGATTCAAATACAGATATTAATGAAATTGAACAAATTGCTATAACCAATACTCAATATCGTGAATTCATATTTGAAGATTTTAATTATTTTAATTTTGAATATTCTTCAAACAATGTGGACTCAGATATTGATAATTATTTCATTAAAAATAAAGATAAATACATAAAAAGGAATGAAATTGTTGGTGCTTTAACTACAAATGAAAACCCAAAAGCAACTTATTTCAACTCGAAGCAATACCCACAAATAATTCCATATATTGATGAAATTAATAAAAAGATTAATCTTCCTTCTCAACCTTACTTATGTACATCTAGATCAGATTTTAAGGAAATAACCAATTGTTTTTTTAAAAAATCCAAATCTTCTTTTAATCAATCTAGGGAATGGGCAATTAAAAACTTTTTTATACCTATAAATGTTTATTTGCAAGGAAAAAAAATACCTGGTTTTCTTGTTGATCATCATTATTCTCATACATACTCATCCTCTGTGAAATCAAAACTTAATAAGGCATTAGTTTTTACTTCAGATGGTTCAGGAGATTCTTTATTGGGTAATTTAGCGTCGATTAAAACAGAATCAGGAATATTTCCTTTAGCGCATACAACTTTTCGAGGAGGTCAATTTTATGAGATTTGTGCAAGTTACATTGGACTTGATTGTGGCAAATTCATGGGATTGGCCTCATATGGCAAAAGTAATCCTGAGTTTATAAATTTAATTTCATTAAAGTTAGGTGAAAATATTAATACTCTCACTGAGGCAGCCTTTCTTGCTTATTATCAAAGTTATTTTTCTATCAATATAATTGATAGACAGTATGACCTCTTATCAAAAGAAATAGTTAATTATGCAGCCAATGTTCAATCTATTTTTGAATTAACTTTTTTAAAAACTATCTCTATTTTAAATAGAACGGTAGTAAATAATTTAGATAATGAGAGTGAGGGAATTATTTTATCTGGTGGTTCTGCTTTAAATTGTCCATCTAATACTTTAATAGCAGAAAAGACAGGTTATAAAAATGTTTTTGTAGAGCCTAGTTGTAATGATGAAGGTTTAGGCTTTGGAGCAGCCATAGCTTTAGAGAACGTTATTAATAATAAATTATCAATAAACCAATTAAAAGCTAATCAAACTAATTATTCATCTCCATACCTGGGTCCTAAAGCTATTCCACTAAAAAATGAGCTCATTAAACAACTCTCAGATGAATTATTATTCAAAGAGATAGAGTCTATTTCATGGAGCGACAATGTCGCAAAAATGTTAGTTAATAAATCTGTAGGAATAATTTTAAAAGATAATTCTGAGATTGGGCCAAGAGCATTAGGTAATAGATCCATAATTGCAATTCCAGATAATTATGAAGTATCTAATAAGGTGAATTCAATAAAAAATCGTGAAAAGTGGAGACCTTTAGCACCTGCTTGCCTTGAAAAATACTTTAATTATTTTTTCAATGGTCCTAAGAATCCATATATGTTAATGACATGTAAAGCTAAAAATATATATTTCCCTGGAGTAATACATGTCGATGGTTCCTCAAGGGTTCAGTGTGTAGACAGGAGCTCAAATAACTTCTATTTAATATTAAATTCTATCGATAAATTAATAAATAAGCCTATACTTTTATTGAATACATCATGCAATCGAAAAGGAGAGCCTATTATTAATGATGCTAATACAGCTCTTGAATATTTAAGAACTTCAGAGATTGATTTTTTAGTTACAGATAAATATCTAATAACAAAAAAAAATAACAGTTACCAATCAAATCTGGATTCTTAA
- a CDS encoding phosphoesterase → MIERWALLSGLMGDLETYELIQKDLKNTRGDITLFVLGDVVGPNKNCDALLNRLVNPHRGDLKPHCIYGWWEEQLLAESGYRGERKADALRLNKGDDAVNALMNAVDPYYLGWISSLQFGFVELDCGLIHGSSKDVGDILTMQTPPLTLLDRITRLNVNRLFTARSKQQFHLELTDAVVDSKVKDLNGKRNQEHTLPKRAVIGIGAGANYTLYDVGSDQTHFLTVGDVTKSRGRGFA, encoded by the coding sequence ATGATTGAACGTTGGGCACTTTTAAGTGGTCTTATGGGTGATCTTGAGACCTATGAATTGATTCAAAAAGATTTAAAAAATACTCGCGGAGATATAACTCTTTTTGTTTTAGGAGACGTTGTAGGACCAAATAAGAATTGTGATGCACTTTTAAATAGATTAGTAAATCCTCATCGTGGTGATTTGAAACCTCACTGTATCTATGGCTGGTGGGAGGAACAATTATTGGCAGAATCAGGTTACCGTGGGGAGAGAAAGGCAGATGCTTTACGACTCAATAAAGGAGACGATGCTGTCAATGCTCTTATGAATGCTGTAGATCCATATTATTTGGGATGGATATCATCACTACAATTTGGATTTGTAGAACTTGATTGTGGTTTGATTCATGGAAGCTCAAAAGATGTAGGAGACATTCTGACAATGCAAACACCTCCACTTACTCTTCTTGATCGAATTACCCGCCTTAATGTGAATAGATTATTCACAGCTAGAAGTAAACAGCAATTTCATCTTGAGTTGACTGATGCTGTAGTTGACTCAAAAGTAAAAGATTTAAATGGAAAACGAAACCAGGAACATACTCTTCCTAAACGTGCAGTGATAGGAATTGGAGCAGGGGCTAATTACACTCTTTATGACGTTGGCAGTGATCAGACTCACTTCTTAACGGTAGGTGATGTCACTAAATCCAGAGGGCGAGGGTTCGCGTAA
- a CDS encoding tetratricopeptide repeat protein, translating into MDNIDGQNAEGREVKEVKTFSVPFPLEEIKYNSSISIDTFAKPSKEQIKKQALQFHSQGNILEASKYYQYFISLGFKDYRVFLNFGRILKAFSKFDESLDFLEKSIRLNPYSAFPHMYIGEILLIKGDIDNAEKAFLKSLEIDPSLTILYINLGKIFKLKGRIEESEALYSTAIKMATRAELQFI; encoded by the coding sequence ATGGATAATATAGATGGACAAAATGCAGAGGGGAGGGAAGTCAAAGAAGTAAAAACATTTTCTGTTCCATTTCCTTTAGAAGAAATTAAATATAATTCTTCTATTTCTATTGATACCTTCGCAAAACCATCTAAAGAACAAATTAAAAAGCAGGCATTGCAATTTCATTCACAAGGAAATATTTTAGAAGCATCAAAATATTATCAGTATTTTATAAGTCTAGGGTTTAAGGATTACAGGGTTTTTTTAAATTTTGGGAGAATACTTAAAGCTTTTTCGAAGTTTGATGAGTCACTAGATTTTTTGGAGAAATCAATTAGATTAAATCCTTATTCAGCTTTCCCTCATATGTATATTGGCGAGATTTTATTAATTAAGGGAGATATAGATAATGCTGAAAAAGCTTTTTTAAAGTCATTAGAAATAGATCCAAGTTTAACAATTCTATATATTAATTTAGGGAAAATATTTAAACTTAAAGGTAGGATAGAAGAATCTGAAGCCTTATATTCTACGGCAATTAAAATGGCTACTAGAGCTGAATTGCAATTTATTTAA
- a CDS encoding efflux RND transporter periplasmic adaptor subunit, translating to MIWKNFKKKKILGIIALSVLSVGGMSFKLSQGNRSNKDITEFTIAAESGSLPGLITASGELKANKSVNVSPKRQGILDEIFVEEGDQVKKGDLIAKMDFGDLEFRIDEIKANYETHKASYLRRKMLFNEGAISAEEYEEYKNKFLRSEAKFKQIEVEENETNIRAPFRGVITSRYAVPGAFVTPTTSASSSREGGATSSSIVKLSQGLEIVAKVPESDIGRIKTGQEASIRVDAFPDKRFKAVVFKISPSAIKNNNVTSFEVTLLLGNRPVDLRLGMTSDINFQTGATKISTLIPTVAIVTEEGKTGVLIVGKNNQPEFKKVELGTSSGSKTAIISGLEPGEKVFIDLPPWAKKRKS from the coding sequence ATGATTTGGAAAAACTTCAAAAAGAAAAAAATTTTAGGCATCATTGCACTTTCTGTATTAAGTGTTGGTGGAATGAGTTTTAAACTTTCACAAGGAAATAGATCAAATAAAGACATAACGGAATTTACAATTGCAGCTGAGAGCGGCAGTTTGCCTGGTCTGATAACTGCGAGTGGTGAATTAAAAGCAAATAAAAGCGTAAATGTAAGTCCAAAAAGACAAGGAATACTTGATGAAATTTTCGTGGAGGAAGGTGATCAGGTCAAGAAAGGAGATCTAATTGCAAAAATGGATTTTGGAGACTTGGAATTTAGAATTGACGAAATAAAAGCGAATTATGAGACTCATAAAGCGAGTTATCTAAGAAGAAAGATGCTCTTCAATGAAGGGGCCATAAGTGCAGAAGAGTATGAAGAATACAAAAATAAGTTTTTAAGAAGCGAAGCTAAATTTAAACAAATAGAAGTCGAAGAGAATGAGACAAACATAAGAGCACCTTTTAGAGGAGTAATAACTAGCAGATACGCAGTCCCTGGGGCATTCGTAACTCCTACGACCTCTGCTTCTTCTTCAAGAGAGGGAGGAGCTACAAGTTCATCAATAGTCAAACTTTCTCAAGGTCTTGAAATAGTTGCGAAAGTTCCTGAAAGTGATATTGGAAGAATAAAAACAGGACAAGAAGCAAGTATCAGGGTAGATGCTTTTCCTGACAAGCGTTTTAAAGCAGTTGTTTTCAAAATCTCTCCAAGTGCAATCAAGAATAACAACGTAACTTCATTTGAAGTCACATTGTTGTTGGGAAATAGGCCTGTAGATTTACGCCTTGGCATGACATCTGATATCAACTTTCAAACGGGCGCAACCAAAATCAGCACGCTTATTCCAACAGTTGCAATTGTCACGGAAGAGGGGAAAACTGGAGTTCTAATAGTCGGCAAGAACAATCAACCAGAATTTAAAAAAGTTGAATTAGGGACTAGTAGTGGTAGCAAGACTGCCATAATATCTGGATTAGAACCTGGAGAAAAAGTTTTTATTGATCTTCCTCCTTGGGCTAAAAAAAGGAAAAGTTAA
- a CDS encoding GTP-binding protein: MGSNTWLISGSPGCGKTNWILNNLKSHKGSCGFLRLSGYGDIDLQQVASTDIDYAFLKDQIPQLIDLSSSSADSISHQDDSFIFIELPQFRIPKELGLAGIDPRIIKQLATLNLEPDKYLHFGRDMELPINDTLNFNQIESCRFKLHRNVWDPPSLNTFWFELVNGAYGDVYRAKALMNIPDGRSMFFNWIVSQKGSQFLPLNTVSPPSGRPTRISELVVQGKNLDSVRIESTIELCLLNDSVLELHQAPLRDTQMQPSFST, translated from the coding sequence ATGGGCAGCAATACGTGGCTGATTTCAGGATCGCCAGGCTGTGGCAAAACGAATTGGATCCTTAATAATCTCAAGTCACACAAAGGTAGTTGTGGCTTTTTGCGTCTATCTGGTTACGGAGATATTGATCTACAGCAAGTAGCTTCTACGGATATTGACTATGCCTTTCTTAAAGATCAAATTCCTCAATTAATAGATTTATCAAGCTCCAGTGCAGACTCTATTTCGCATCAAGATGATTCTTTTATATTTATTGAGCTTCCTCAGTTTCGAATTCCTAAAGAGCTTGGTTTGGCTGGAATTGATCCGCGCATAATCAAACAACTTGCAACTTTAAACCTCGAACCAGATAAATACCTTCATTTTGGACGTGATATGGAATTACCAATTAATGACACATTAAATTTCAATCAAATTGAATCATGCAGGTTCAAGCTTCATCGGAATGTTTGGGATCCACCTAGTCTGAATACCTTTTGGTTCGAGCTGGTTAATGGTGCTTATGGAGATGTTTATAGAGCTAAAGCCTTGATGAATATCCCCGATGGTAGATCTATGTTCTTTAACTGGATTGTTAGTCAAAAAGGTTCGCAATTTTTACCTCTTAATACTGTCTCACCTCCAAGTGGTAGACCTACAAGAATATCTGAACTTGTTGTTCAAGGGAAAAATCTTGACTCTGTACGAATTGAATCAACTATTGAGCTTTGTCTCTTGAATGATTCAGTTTTGGAGCTTCATCAAGCCCCTCTTAGAGATACACAAATGCAGCCTAGTTTTTCAACCTGA